From the genome of Deltaproteobacteria bacterium, one region includes:
- a CDS encoding glycosyl transferase: MGDFFQTGPVTTIHRLGEFRFADLASRLERFSRERPLALLVPALASEMDAPALGTILEKLALAAYLEETILVLGRADGDDYHRLKKLLDPLPMRTTVVWPEGPKLSRILESLLPDLDVGPPGKGRDVWIALGYLLSTGRIHSIALHDADIVNYTGEIPLRLLLPVADPALNFSFCKGYYTRISDNALHGRVTRLLVAPLVPVLMEENPTDVLELIGAMRYPLAGEFAFTADLAGRIPIPRDWGMEIGILSSIVRKVDTSEICQAGLCDNYEHKHQILSAGDERGGLNRMAVEVSETLLERSAPAGGWRRDLIDRYRRKADSLIAMYRADALANGLDYDEGAERRAVETFSGAVELGLQRSKVKQDPPPLPAWSKIEQSTPGVMDAIAEAVKKEGA; this comes from the coding sequence ATGGGAGATTTTTTTCAGACCGGCCCGGTAACCACCATCCATCGATTGGGTGAATTCAGGTTTGCCGACCTTGCGTCGAGGTTGGAGCGATTTTCGCGAGAACGCCCTCTTGCCCTCCTGGTTCCTGCGCTTGCCTCAGAGATGGATGCCCCTGCCTTGGGGACAATCCTCGAAAAGCTGGCGTTGGCAGCATACCTTGAGGAAACGATCCTTGTCCTCGGTCGGGCCGATGGGGATGACTACCACCGTCTCAAAAAGCTCCTGGACCCTTTGCCGATGCGAACGACCGTCGTCTGGCCGGAGGGGCCGAAACTCTCCCGCATCCTGGAATCACTGCTGCCCGACCTGGATGTGGGGCCCCCGGGGAAGGGCCGTGACGTCTGGATCGCCCTGGGATACCTGCTATCCACCGGCCGGATTCACTCAATTGCCCTCCACGATGCTGATATCGTCAACTACACTGGGGAAATCCCCCTGCGCCTCCTGCTTCCGGTGGCCGATCCGGCGCTGAACTTTTCTTTCTGTAAGGGGTACTACACGCGAATTTCCGACAATGCTCTGCACGGAAGAGTAACCAGACTCCTGGTGGCCCCTTTGGTCCCGGTCCTCATGGAAGAAAACCCAACCGATGTCCTGGAACTCATCGGTGCCATGAGGTACCCTCTTGCGGGCGAATTCGCTTTTACCGCGGACCTCGCAGGCCGCATACCCATCCCCCGGGACTGGGGCATGGAGATCGGGATTCTTTCGTCCATCGTCAGGAAAGTGGACACCTCGGAAATCTGTCAGGCCGGCCTTTGTGACAACTACGAACACAAGCACCAGATCCTGTCGGCAGGTGACGAACGGGGCGGCCTGAACCGCATGGCGGTGGAGGTGTCGGAGACTCTGCTTGAAAGGTCGGCACCCGCTGGAGGATGGAGAAGGGATCTTATTGACCGCTACCGCCGGAAAGCCGATTCTCTTATTGCCATGTACCGGGCGGACGCCCTTGCCAATGGTCTGGATTACGATGAGGGCGCTGAGAGAAGGGCGGTGGAGACCTTCTCCGGAGCTGTAGAATTGGGTCTCCAAAGGTCGAAGGTCAAGCAGGATCCGCCGCCGCTGCCCGCATGGAGTAAGATTGAACAGTCGACTCCGGGTGTTATGGACGCTATAGCCGAAGCGGTGAAAAAAGAGGGGGC
- a CDS encoding ATP phosphoribosyltransferase — protein MKNRGNNQNNGNKVKIGLPKGSLEDATIELFRKAGWRISRGSRNYFPSVDDDELSFSLVRAQEMSRFIQDGILDAGITGRDWILENESDVVWLEELSYSKTSSRPARWVLIVPKNSSYDKIEDLAGKRISTELVGFTTRYFEEKGLEVKVDYSWGTTEAKVVEGIADAAVEVTETGSTIRAHGLKIIHELMQSRPYLIVNKDSYKDPFKRRKLENICLLLKGAEKAMGMVAIKLNVHRSNLEKVIQMMPSLNAPTVAGLHQSEWYSVESVVPDKIVRKLIPQLLECGAEGIIEYQLNKIL, from the coding sequence ATGAAAAACAGAGGCAACAACCAGAATAACGGCAACAAGGTCAAGATCGGTCTTCCAAAGGGCAGCCTGGAGGATGCCACCATTGAACTTTTTCGAAAGGCCGGCTGGCGGATCAGCCGTGGGTCGAGAAACTATTTTCCAAGCGTGGATGACGATGAGCTGTCCTTCTCTCTTGTCAGAGCGCAGGAAATGTCACGGTTTATCCAGGATGGAATACTGGATGCCGGCATCACCGGGCGGGACTGGATCCTTGAAAATGAGTCCGACGTTGTCTGGTTGGAAGAGCTGAGCTATTCCAAGACCAGTTCCCGGCCTGCCCGATGGGTTCTCATTGTACCCAAGAACAGTTCCTACGATAAGATCGAAGATCTGGCGGGGAAGAGGATATCCACAGAGCTTGTGGGCTTCACAACAAGGTATTTTGAAGAAAAGGGACTTGAGGTTAAGGTTGACTACTCCTGGGGCACAACCGAGGCAAAGGTCGTGGAGGGTATCGCCGACGCGGCGGTTGAAGTCACCGAAACCGGCAGCACCATCCGGGCCCACGGCTTGAAGATCATCCATGAATTAATGCAGTCCCGCCCCTATCTCATCGTCAACAAAGACTCTTACAAGGATCCATTCAAGAGGAGAAAACTAGAGAACATCTGTCTCCTGCTCAAGGGGGCGGAAAAGGCCATGGGGATGGTGGCTATAAAACTGAACGTACACCGGAGCAACCTGGAGAAGGTTATCCAGATGATGCCCAGCCTTAATGCCCCAACCGTGGCCGGACTACATCAGAGCGAATGGTATTCCGTTGAGTCGGTGGTTCCCGATAAAATCGTCCGAAAACTGATTCCGCAGCTCCTGGAGTGCGGTGCCGAGGGAATTATCGAATACCAGCTGAACAAAATACTTTAG
- the ychF gene encoding redox-regulated ATPase YchF: MRIGLAGYSGSGVTTVLALFSQDTGLIDKHGGPEIRSIKLQDPRLQRLAELFNPRKVTPVQLDIVELGDLRPERGGGLRKETVGRAAGLDALAVVLRGFEAPMSPQVRSADDLAKEMSSLFEEFRLTDMMPVEGRLERLEKEGKGSSREADLLKRVRDHLENGQSVRTMGLTPEEDRSIAGYQFLTRIPLYVLVNMGEDGAGKVQHPEQEAMCASEGVGYLEISGKAELELLEIPEEERAIFQEELGLGMPSKDRFITGAFELIDLITFFTVGEDEVRGWTVPRGIRAAEAAGKIHSDLQRGFIRAEVLPWDECLALGGLSAAKEAGRLRIEGKEYVLKDGEIFHVRFNV; this comes from the coding sequence ATGAGGATTGGATTAGCCGGATATTCGGGGTCGGGAGTAACAACCGTCCTCGCTCTCTTTTCTCAGGATACCGGCCTCATTGACAAACACGGCGGCCCGGAAATCCGTTCAATCAAACTCCAGGATCCCAGACTACAGCGCCTCGCCGAGCTTTTTAATCCCAGGAAGGTCACCCCGGTTCAGCTTGATATTGTGGAACTGGGCGATCTGAGGCCTGAAAGAGGGGGCGGCCTCAGGAAGGAAACGGTAGGAAGAGCTGCCGGGCTCGATGCCCTTGCCGTCGTGCTCCGGGGGTTTGAAGCCCCTATGTCCCCTCAGGTTCGTTCCGCCGACGATTTGGCGAAGGAAATGTCATCCCTTTTCGAGGAGTTCCGCCTGACTGACATGATGCCCGTGGAGGGCCGTCTGGAAAGGCTTGAAAAGGAGGGGAAGGGGTCCTCCCGGGAGGCGGACCTGCTGAAAAGGGTCAGGGACCACCTCGAGAATGGGCAATCCGTACGAACCATGGGTCTTACCCCCGAGGAGGACAGATCTATTGCCGGCTACCAGTTTCTCACCCGTATTCCACTGTATGTCCTGGTCAACATGGGGGAGGACGGTGCCGGCAAAGTCCAGCATCCTGAGCAAGAAGCGATGTGTGCTTCCGAGGGGGTCGGGTATCTGGAAATCAGCGGGAAGGCCGAGTTGGAACTCCTTGAAATTCCCGAGGAGGAGAGGGCGATCTTCCAGGAGGAACTGGGGCTGGGAATGCCGTCCAAGGACAGGTTCATAACGGGGGCTTTCGAATTGATCGATCTCATAACTTTCTTCACGGTGGGCGAAGACGAGGTCAGAGGCTGGACCGTCCCCAGGGGGATCAGGGCGGCGGAGGCCGCGGGAAAGATCCACAGCGATCTTCAACGGGGATTCATCAGGGCCGAAGTGCTCCCATGGGATGAGTGCCTTGCCCTCGGTGGGCTTTCTGCGGCCAAGGAAGCGGGCCGGCTGCGCATCGAGGGTAAGGAATATGTCCTGAAAGACGGGGAGATCTTCCACGTCAGGTTTAACGTTTGA